From a region of the Hypanus sabinus isolate sHypSab1 chromosome 2, sHypSab1.hap1, whole genome shotgun sequence genome:
- the im:7136021 gene encoding uncharacterized protein im:7136021: protein MAKIGQQWLNLPQDILLEVFRYLTFEEKANVRATCKYLQQLIDHPTLWLNKTIVLKSLQNCNSCFWTTLRKRRIRSLLIREATPKQLQRMVNLIPNLAAVSMDVKVNVERLRALRPLANLHTLQLNNSSLKLDQELLREVVNFKQLTTLGLCSLVSGHSSSLCLLAELKKLQSLTLHARQKSPSLSAIQYILFRLPKLRELSLSSVDTWENLSLCFTAPERKTPEEAGGLESHCIAQLQLEKLSLLHSANGPLSRKALKQLSNVQSLSVSLTKSCVSRNTDFVHSMLGGLPNITELELSWNGPFGEFVSILPSNLIRIDLVNASLSDADVQLLSDSSGKSLKHLGLMLCSGITETMLKQLPKQFPYLQTLDLSGYRLLNQGILFGLVEMSFLKEIVISNDPHLMDIMTKQFRALTDNRVHLTQKSRRNCKGCDCIFYSQFLG, encoded by the exons ATGGCAAAAATAGGTCAACAATGGTTAAACCTACCTCAGGATATATTGTTGGAAGTATTCAGATATCTTACATTTGAAGAAAAGGCTAATGTTCGTGCAACCTGCAAATATTTGCAACAATTGATTGACCACCCTACTTTATGGCTGAACAAAACAATTGTCCTCAAAAGTTTACAAAACTGCAACTCGTGTTTTTGGACTACACTTCGAAAAAGGAGAATAAGATCTCTGCTGATCAGGGAAGCGACTCCAAAGCAAttgcagaggatggtgaatttgatTCCGAACCTGGCTGCTGTTTCTATGGATGTGAAAGTGAACGTGGAAAGACTGCGCGCTCTGAGACCCTTGGCAAACTTACACACGCTGCAGCTGAATAATAGTTCATTAAAGCTCGACCAGGAGCTGCTCAGGGAGGTGGTAAACTTCAAACAATTGACAACCTTGGGTTTATGTTCTCTGGTGTCTGGCCACAGCAGTTCTCTGTGCCTCCTCGCAGAATTAAAAAAGTTGCAATCTTTGACACTCCACGCGAGGCAGAAGAGCCCTTCTTTGTCAGCTATTCAGTATATTTTGTTCCGGTTGCCAAAACTGAGAGAGCTATCGTTGAGTTCAGTGGACACATGGGAAAACTTATCAttgtgctttacagcaccagaaaGGAAGACCCCTGAAGAGGCAG GTGGTTTGGAATCTCACTGCATCGCACAGCTTCAATTGGAGAAGCTGAGCCTTTTGCACAGCGCAAATGGTCCACTGTCTAGGAAAGCTCTCAAGCAACTTTCGAATGTTCAGAGCCTTTCTGTGAGCCTTACCAAGTCCTGTGTTTCACGGAACACCGATTTTGTACATAGCATGCTGGGGGGCCTGCCAAATATTACTGAATTAGAACTGTCCT GGAATGGACCTTTTGGTGAATTTGTGAGCATTTTACCTTCGAACCTCATAAGAATCGATTTGGTAAACGCAAGTCTTTCAGATGCCGATGTGCAGCTTCTTTCTGATTCTTCAGGAAAATCTCTGAAACATCTGGGCTTGATGCTCTGCAGTGGTATTACTGAAACAATGTTAAAGCAACTGCCCAAACagtttccttacttgcagaccctTGACCTGAG CGGATATAGGTTGCTGAATCAAGGAATTTTGTTTGGCTTAGTGGAGATGTCATTTCTAAAGGAAATTGTAATTTCTAACGATCCACATCTAATGGACATAATGACAAAGCAATTTCGGGCTTTAACTGACAACAGAGTGCATCTGACCCAGAAGAGCAGAAGAAATTGCAAAGGATGTGATTGCATATTTTATTCTCAGTTTTTGGGTTGA